The DNA segment TATTTAAAATTAACTTTCCGCACACTTCATCATAAGACAAACCGTAAAGCAAGTGTTCTGTTGATATCACTACATCGTTTAAGGAAACTCTTAAATCATTTGATTTTAAAAAAATGTTATTGAGGCTTTCTCCTATGTACAATATTTTTTGCTTGTTCTTCATCTTTGCTTTTGAATTTAATAAAGAAATTAAATCTTTTTCTATCTTTTCAATATCTACTTCGTTTTTCTTAAGTATTTCTTTTGCAAGACTGTCTTCTTTTATTATTGTAAGTAATAAATTTTCTGAATCTACAGTTTGCTGAAAATTATTAGCTGCTATTTTTTTCGACAAAATAAAATAGTCCCAGGCAGAATTTGAAAATTCAGTTGGGACTATTTTCATTAAAGCGAGGATTAAATACTTTAATTATTTCGAAACATTCACATGGATGATGAATATTTAAAAAACAATAAGAGGTTTTTATTCAACAATTACTTTTCCTACCATACCAGCTCCTATATGAGGCTCACAGTAGTAGTCATAAGTTCCTGCTGTATCAAAGGTTTCTTCCCAAGATTCTCCTGGAGCGAAGGCTAGATCAGCATGACTTAGTTCCTCATGGCCATCAAAAACAGCGTTATGAGGGGCTAATTTATTATTGATGAATTTAACAGTATCACCTGGACTTATAGTTACAGAACTTGGCTCGAAAGCAAGCATTCCAGCATCAGTTCCAAGTTTGACTTCAACTGTTTTAGCTGAAACTGAAGAGATACCAAGGCCTAGAGTTAGAACTATTGCGAATAAGCCTGTAAAAAATGAACGTAGCATAATTTAAATTAACTATATAACTATATTACAAGGGTTTGGTAACTAAATCGCGAGAAGTTTAATTGATATTACAGCTTGGTAATTTAGCTAACCTTAAAATATCATTCAGTGATTTAGCATGACTTTTTAGCTTAAATGTCTCTGGATTAGTCACTGGATGATGATTGAAGTCATATTTTTTAATACTGAAGCTATCCCATGGAGTTGCTTGAATAGGAAGTATTCTTAATAATATTTTCATTATTTTTTTTGTTAGAGTTATAGAAAAATATCTATTCATTCGATTCCTTTTTAAAAGGATATTAATCGCATCATCAATTGAAATATAGTTTTGACCTAATACAAATTTCTTGAAACCTTTATAGGCATCTTCTTTATGATTTTTTATTAGAAAGCCACAAATTTGTGCAATGTCATTGGCATGTATAAAGTGAAATTTTGAGTTAAGTTTTAGAAATCTTGCTAACCAGAGCCATTTATTTATTTCTAACAAACCGCTGGTTAGATAGCTTGTTGGATACTTACTTCTTTTATTAAGAGTTCCACCAAAAACTAGAGTAGGGAAAACTGCAAATGTTTTTTCTGCAAAAGAGCTCTCTCTAAGTCTTTGAAAACACTCATATTTTGTTTGAATGTATTCTGTTCCATAAGTTAAGGATTCTCTCATTAATTCAGTTTCTTGATTAAGTATGCTCGCTGTTGAAAAATAAATTATTTTTTCTAATTTATTTTTTTCAAGCATTCCCAATAACTCTTCAAACGCTTTTATATTTACTTCATAGGCTCTTTTCGGATCACCCCAAGCTGTGGCAGTGTGTATAAGAAAATTTATTTGACTAATTTCTTTACTGAATTTATTGCATTCTCGAATATCACATATGAGCAATTTAATTCTTTTGTTTTTCTGGATGGATAGTGATAATTTATTTTTATTTCTAACCATGAGATAAAGCCTAAATCGAGTATTTTTTAAAAACCAATCAATTAAATATTGACCAACACATCCGTTAGAGCCTGTTATTAATAAGTTTTTAGTTGCCAAAATATTAATTAATAAGTAAGTTTTTTCCCGTGTTCAAAAAATGTTTGAGCATTTTCTTCAGGTGTACCTGGTAAAATTCCATGGCCTAAATTAAGAATATACTTTCTTCCTTTTGATTTGTTAAAAGTAATATCTATCCTCTCTTTTATGGATTCTTTATTTCCGAATAATAGACCTGGATCAACATTACCCTGAATACCAATACCTTCAGGAATTCTCTTGCATGCTTCCTCGATATCTACAGTCCAGTCTAATGAAATTATGTCTACCCCAGTTCTTGCCATTCTTTCTAATAGCCCAGCACTTCCTGATATATATAAAATAATAGGAGTTTCTGGGTATTTTTCCTTAACTATATCAACCACTTTTTTTTGATAAGGACCAGCAAAAATATCGTAGTCTTGAGGACTTAATTGTCCTGCCCAAGAGTCAAAAATTTGTACAACCTGAGCACCAGATTTGATTTGATATTTTAAATACTCACC comes from the Prochlorococcus marinus str. MIT 9515 genome and includes:
- a CDS encoding NAD-dependent epimerase/dehydratase family protein; amino-acid sequence: MATKNLLITGSNGCVGQYLIDWFLKNTRFRLYLMVRNKNKLSLSIQKNKRIKLLICDIRECNKFSKEISQINFLIHTATAWGDPKRAYEVNIKAFEELLGMLEKNKLEKIIYFSTASILNQETELMRESLTYGTEYIQTKYECFQRLRESSFAEKTFAVFPTLVFGGTLNKRSKYPTSYLTSGLLEINKWLWLARFLKLNSKFHFIHANDIAQICGFLIKNHKEDAYKGFKKFVLGQNYISIDDAINILLKRNRMNRYFSITLTKKIMKILLRILPIQATPWDSFSIKKYDFNHHPVTNPETFKLKSHAKSLNDILRLAKLPSCNIN
- the petE gene encoding plastocyanin, with the protein product MLRSFFTGLFAIVLTLGLGISSVSAKTVEVKLGTDAGMLAFEPSSVTISPGDTVKFINNKLAPHNAVFDGHEELSHADLAFAPGESWEETFDTAGTYDYYCEPHIGAGMVGKVIVE